A portion of the Magnolia sinica isolate HGM2019 chromosome 17, MsV1, whole genome shotgun sequence genome contains these proteins:
- the LOC131230531 gene encoding uncharacterized protein LOC131230531 codes for MSQLVWKTLSKAVPVDAVVQSKGIQLASRCYYCDMSPPSGHPKHNTKTLLHSFMEGDLATAIWQHFAMNMGFHLQRALSVEQRLHQWWACHVIRKEDSISQKLFPCYILWEIWIARNRAKYDGVRPSLHKILSTICWKAKLPVSFFPQVRYRSPSTQTPTSFLNVAVTHGTSQLPSPLGFWNNGQTSLLHISATTEIVKWYRSSPGWVKINVDGLALGNLGLSGGGGICRGDKGNFIFAFTTGYGHGSNVHVELRAFHDGIYCCLSKGLKKVIIESDSLLLINLISGEASPGWKWEAWISRIKTLMALAEVKIAHIFREGNAPTDSLAQMGSANQSFMIFDDIQSLPPRTRGTIFLDELSLGAIRKAHSL; via the coding sequence ATGTCTCAACTGGTTTGGAAAACTCTGTCAAAAGCCGTCCCTGTCGATGCTGTAGTTCAAAGTAAAGGTATTCAATTGGCCTCTAGATGTTACTATTGTGATATGTCCCCACCCTCAGGCCACCCAAAACACAATACGAAGACTCTTTTACACTCGTTCATGGAAGGGGACCTGGCTACAGCTATTTGGCAGCATTTTGCTATGAATATGGGATTCCATCTGCAGCGTGCTTTATCGGTTGAACAGAGGCTCCATCAGTGGTGGGCCTGCCATGTGATTCGGAAGGAAGACTCCATCTCTCAAAAACTCTTCCCATGCTACATCCTGTGGGAGATTTGGATTGCTAGAAACAGGGCAAAATATGATGGGGTGCGCCCTTCCCTTCACAAGATTCTGTCTACAATCTGCTGGAAAGCTAAACTCCCTGTCAGCTTCTTTCCTCAGGTAAGGTATAGATCCCCTTCGACGCAAACTCCTACGTCTTTCCTGAATGTGGCAGTTACTCATGGTACGTCCCAGCTCCCTAGTCCTCTTGGATTTTGGAACAATGGGCAAACTTCTCTACTGCATATCTCTGCTACTACGGAGATAGTTAAGTGGTATCGGTCGTCACCAGGATGGGTAAAAATTAATGTAGATGGATTGGCTTTGGGGAACCTAGGCCTATCAGGTGGTGGGGGGATTTGTCGAGGAGATAAAGGAAATTTTATCTTTGCTTTTACCACTGGGTATGGTCACGGATCCAATGTCCATGTGGAACTGCGGGCTTTTCACGATGGCATCTATTGTTGTCTGTCCAAAGGCTTGAAGAAGGTGATTATCGAATCGGATTCTCTACTACTTATAAACCTCATTTCGGGAGAGGCAAGCCCTGGATGGAAATGGGAAGCTTGGATTTCCAGAATCAAAACTCTTATGGCGTTGGCTGAGGTTAAGATAGCCCATATCTTTAGAGAAGGCAATGCACCGACAGATTCTTTAGCTCAAATGGGTAGTGCGAACCAAAGCTTCATGATCTTTGATGACATTCAGAGTCTTCCTCCTAGGACCAGGGGTACGATCTTCCTTGATGAACTAAGTTTGGGAGCGATCAGAAAAGCTCATTCTCTGTAG